One Candidatus Effluviviaceae Genus V sp. genomic region harbors:
- a CDS encoding phosphatase PAP2 family protein, producing the protein MMLEWLISIDHELYFLLNGRLHNPFFDTVMTATTTQENWYAVLLGIWVAMIIWGGRKGRLAAVMLVIGIGLSDQISCALLKPLIGRLRPINALPEEQYRLIVGHSKAFSFPSAHAANSFTMATIGAWASPRWLKPILFIAAAFVAYSRIYVGVHYPFDALAGALIGVGSGWLTIWGIRSAWEWWERRRGRAKAGAGEAACD; encoded by the coding sequence GTGATGCTTGAGTGGCTCATCTCGATCGACCACGAGCTGTATTTCCTGCTGAACGGGCGGCTTCACAACCCGTTCTTCGACACCGTCATGACGGCGACGACGACGCAGGAGAACTGGTACGCGGTCCTCCTGGGCATCTGGGTCGCGATGATCATCTGGGGTGGCAGGAAGGGGAGGCTCGCGGCCGTGATGCTCGTCATCGGCATCGGCCTCTCGGACCAGATATCGTGCGCTCTTCTCAAGCCGCTCATCGGCAGGCTCAGACCGATCAACGCCCTTCCGGAGGAGCAGTACCGGCTCATCGTGGGTCACTCGAAGGCCTTTTCGTTCCCGTCGGCCCACGCCGCCAACTCGTTCACGATGGCGACCATCGGGGCCTGGGCCTCTCCCCGCTGGCTCAAGCCGATCCTCTTCATCGCGGCGGCGTTCGTCGCCTACTCGCGCATCTACGTCGGCGTGCATTACCCGTTCGACGCTCTCGCAGGTGCGCTCATCGGCGTGGGCTCCGGGTGGCTGACCATCTGGGGCATCCGGAGCGCCTGGGAGTGGTGGGAGAGACGGCGCGGCCGCGCGAAGGCAGGTGCCGGTGAGGCGGCCTGCGACTGA
- a CDS encoding inositol monophosphatase yields the protein MPTAGSNPGRASWTCHAWRRLNVDETLRARLSERTLRAERVAREAGGIVRERYGHPGDIRAKDGRELVTAADRESERLITDAVRERFPGDGIVAEESSPEDSSSGAVWIIDPLDGTNNFAHGYPFFSIAIACEVDGVVASGVVYDPLRGELFLAERGKGAYLNGVAISVSPESELRETIVATGFPYDRSETTVNNLANLNRLVLGVRGVRRGGSAELDLVYVACGRLDGFWELGLKTWDVSAGGLIVLEAGGTVTNVGSASWDHRRGDIVATNGRIHAAMHELIRPE from the coding sequence ATGCCCACGGCCGGGTCCAATCCCGGCCGCGCTTCTTGGACCTGTCACGCGTGGCGGAGGTTGAACGTGGACGAGACGCTGAGAGCCCGACTGTCGGAGCGGACGCTGCGGGCCGAACGCGTCGCGCGGGAGGCCGGCGGGATCGTCCGCGAGCGGTACGGACACCCCGGGGACATCAGGGCCAAGGACGGCCGCGAGCTCGTGACGGCCGCAGACCGTGAGTCGGAGCGTCTCATCACGGACGCCGTTCGCGAGCGGTTCCCCGGCGACGGCATCGTGGCCGAGGAGTCGTCACCGGAGGACTCGTCGAGCGGCGCCGTCTGGATCATCGACCCTCTCGACGGAACCAACAACTTCGCGCACGGCTACCCGTTCTTCTCGATCGCGATCGCGTGCGAGGTCGACGGCGTCGTCGCATCGGGCGTCGTCTACGACCCGCTGCGCGGCGAGCTCTTTCTGGCCGAGAGGGGAAAGGGCGCCTACCTGAACGGGGTCGCGATCTCCGTGAGCCCGGAGAGCGAGCTGCGGGAGACCATCGTCGCCACCGGGTTTCCGTACGACCGCAGCGAGACGACCGTGAACAACCTGGCCAACCTCAACCGGCTCGTGCTCGGAGTCCGCGGGGTCCGGCGAGGAGGGTCGGCCGAGCTCGATCTCGTCTACGTGGCGTGCGGCAGGCTCGACGGTTTCTGGGAGCTCGGTCTCAAGACGTGGGACGTTTCGGCGGGCGGGCTCATCGTGCTCGAGGCCGGCGGCACCGTGACCAACGTCGGCAGCGCCTCGTGGGACCACCGGCGCGGCGATATCGTGGCGACGAACGGCCGCATCCACGCGGCGATGCATGAGCTCATCCGGCCGGAGTAG
- a CDS encoding GNAT family N-acetyltransferase yields the protein MPGTRPDDAGDDVVITRADNASELPDWMDVDHLTAFLHESLKPYEDPRPVVGEGIEYAFSNEPGRGGFVLVASRDETLLGALVILKTGMARYVPENLLLFVAVSPDARGRGIGGRLVSRAVDEADGEIKLHVEHDNPARRLYERCGFSSKYLEMRHAA from the coding sequence ATGCCGGGGACACGTCCTGATGACGCGGGAGACGATGTCGTCATCACGCGGGCCGACAACGCCTCCGAGCTTCCGGACTGGATGGACGTTGACCACCTCACCGCGTTTCTCCACGAGAGTCTGAAGCCCTACGAGGATCCCCGACCGGTCGTCGGCGAGGGCATCGAGTACGCCTTCTCGAACGAGCCCGGACGCGGGGGGTTCGTGCTGGTCGCCTCCCGCGATGAGACTCTTCTCGGCGCGCTCGTCATACTCAAGACGGGCATGGCCCGCTACGTTCCGGAGAACCTCCTGCTCTTCGTCGCCGTCTCTCCGGACGCGCGCGGCCGGGGAATCGGCGGCAGGCTGGTCAGCCGGGCGGTCGATGAGGCCGACGGCGAGATCAAGCTGCACGTCGAGCACGACAACCCGGCCCGGCGCCTCTACGAGCGCTGCGGGTTCAGCTCGAAGTACCTTGAAATGAGGCACGCGGCATGA
- a CDS encoding MFS transporter: MERLNRPSPLVPWFFFLSGIAGLVYEVVWARLLERVMGASVYSITTVLTVYMAGLALGSFLAGKFIDRRDDPLRIYGVLQGVIGIYCLLVPAIVAATVPIYRAAYQSFEAGFHTFSLVRFAISGLVLLVPTTLMGATLPVLSKYMARRFDRVGESVGGLYAINTLGAVVGSFAAGFVLMPGLGMRGTIVAAAAVNIVVAGLVLLLYRNERSAPPAGGAGAKAKRTKRQEQGEPKEAAPAGHAPPPDGGRLKPVLALVLVAFALSGFAAMVYQVAWMRTLSLVVGSSVYAVSTILTAYILGLGLGAAVFSRYVDRIKDAVAGMGILELGIGAAALAVVPILGRLPLVMVGVVERHADSFGMLMAVQFGLVFLVILIPTLLLGAVFPTVVRLFTTRLDSIGRSVGDVYASNTLGAIVGSFAGGFLLIPALGIQRSIAVAVIINVALGAGLLALSPTLSRGRKLAGAAVAALVLALFLPNVPRWDPVIMSSGAYLYADMYAEEAGTTEGDLEEAVKVYGEVLYHEEGVVTTVTVREARDELYLQANGKTEASTGPDMKTQKLLAHVPMMLHEEPGSVLVIGLASGVTVAAAEKYPVETIDCVEIAPAMVEVARTYFAEANDNCLEDPRVNIIVEDGRNHVAFTDAGYDVMISQPSNPWIVGISNLFTREFFQLAHDRMNPGGIVGFWFQAYNMSPDEFRMIVRTFSEVFEEMSLWELDPGVDYMLVGAVDGGMLDHEILMRRFDDPRIGRDLLSVGLDEPIDYTGLFVFDDSRVDDYAENAPVHTDDNLKLEFSAPRSMHRRSLGEQLSALAPHRMSAEAILTNVPEGEQGEQFIEAAAARSRARAFLARGLVANEAGRLQEALDAYVLATQESPGESEAIEAASKLLCQVGSSNARAGRDEEALPYFRTATEIGPDLPQPRCLLGAAYLRLGRLDEARRELELAVDLDPDYADAYYNLGLLYSELGMTSQQVEAFERYLEHAPTARNAEQVRSWIRQQRGESE, from the coding sequence ATGGAACGTCTCAACCGTCCTTCGCCGCTCGTCCCGTGGTTCTTCTTCCTGTCAGGCATCGCGGGTCTCGTCTACGAGGTCGTCTGGGCCAGGCTGCTCGAGCGGGTCATGGGCGCTTCGGTCTACTCGATCACGACCGTCCTCACCGTCTACATGGCGGGTCTCGCCCTCGGGAGCTTCCTGGCGGGGAAGTTCATCGACCGGCGGGACGACCCGCTGCGCATCTACGGCGTGCTTCAGGGGGTCATCGGCATCTACTGCCTGCTCGTGCCCGCGATCGTTGCCGCGACCGTCCCGATCTACCGCGCGGCCTACCAGAGCTTCGAGGCGGGCTTTCACACCTTCAGTCTGGTCCGCTTCGCCATCTCGGGGCTCGTGCTGCTGGTTCCCACGACGCTGATGGGAGCGACCCTCCCGGTGCTCTCGAAGTACATGGCGCGCCGGTTCGACCGCGTCGGCGAGTCGGTCGGAGGCCTCTACGCCATCAACACGCTGGGCGCCGTCGTCGGCTCGTTCGCGGCGGGGTTCGTCCTGATGCCCGGGCTCGGCATGCGCGGTACCATCGTGGCGGCCGCCGCGGTCAACATCGTCGTGGCGGGACTGGTGCTGCTGCTCTACAGGAACGAGCGCTCCGCCCCGCCTGCCGGCGGCGCCGGGGCGAAGGCGAAGCGGACGAAGCGGCAGGAACAGGGCGAACCGAAGGAAGCCGCACCGGCCGGGCACGCGCCGCCGCCTGACGGCGGCAGGCTCAAGCCGGTTCTCGCGTTGGTCCTGGTCGCCTTCGCGCTGTCGGGCTTCGCGGCGATGGTCTACCAGGTGGCGTGGATGCGGACGCTCTCGCTCGTCGTCGGCTCCTCGGTCTACGCCGTCAGCACGATCCTGACGGCCTACATCCTGGGGCTGGGACTCGGGGCGGCCGTCTTCTCGCGCTACGTGGACCGTATCAAGGACGCCGTCGCCGGGATGGGCATCCTCGAGCTGGGCATCGGCGCGGCCGCACTCGCCGTCGTTCCCATCCTCGGACGGCTACCGCTCGTCATGGTGGGCGTGGTCGAGCGCCACGCCGACTCGTTCGGTATGCTCATGGCCGTCCAGTTCGGACTGGTCTTCCTCGTCATCCTTATCCCGACGCTGCTTCTGGGGGCCGTCTTCCCGACGGTCGTCAGGCTCTTCACGACGCGGCTGGACTCGATCGGCAGGTCGGTGGGTGACGTCTATGCGTCGAACACGCTCGGCGCCATCGTCGGCTCGTTTGCCGGCGGCTTCCTTCTGATCCCGGCCCTCGGGATCCAGCGCTCGATCGCCGTGGCCGTCATCATCAACGTCGCTCTCGGGGCCGGGCTGCTGGCGCTCAGTCCCACGTTGAGCCGTGGCCGGAAGCTCGCCGGAGCCGCCGTTGCGGCCCTCGTCCTCGCTCTCTTCCTCCCGAACGTCCCGCGCTGGGACCCCGTCATCATGTCGAGCGGGGCCTACCTCTATGCCGACATGTACGCCGAGGAGGCCGGGACGACGGAGGGCGACCTCGAGGAGGCCGTCAAGGTCTACGGGGAGGTGCTCTATCACGAGGAGGGCGTCGTTACGACGGTTACCGTTCGTGAGGCCCGGGACGAACTCTACCTCCAGGCGAACGGCAAGACGGAGGCCTCGACCGGTCCGGACATGAAGACCCAGAAGCTGCTGGCCCACGTGCCGATGATGCTCCACGAGGAGCCCGGGTCGGTCCTCGTGATCGGGCTCGCGAGCGGCGTGACCGTGGCGGCCGCGGAGAAGTACCCCGTCGAGACGATCGACTGCGTCGAGATCGCTCCGGCGATGGTCGAGGTCGCCCGGACCTACTTCGCCGAGGCGAACGACAACTGTCTCGAAGACCCGAGGGTGAACATCATCGTCGAGGACGGGCGCAATCACGTCGCCTTCACCGATGCCGGATACGACGTGATGATCTCCCAGCCCTCGAACCCGTGGATCGTCGGCATCTCCAACCTGTTCACGCGTGAGTTCTTCCAGCTGGCCCACGACCGGATGAACCCGGGCGGCATCGTGGGGTTCTGGTTCCAGGCATACAATATGTCGCCCGACGAGTTCCGCATGATCGTCAGGACCTTCTCCGAGGTGTTCGAGGAGATGAGCCTCTGGGAGCTCGACCCCGGAGTCGACTACATGCTCGTCGGGGCGGTCGACGGCGGGATGCTGGACCACGAGATCCTCATGCGGAGGTTCGACGACCCGAGGATCGGCCGCGACCTGCTGTCCGTCGGGCTGGACGAGCCGATCGACTACACGGGGCTCTTCGTCTTCGACGACTCCCGCGTCGACGACTACGCGGAGAACGCCCCGGTGCATACCGACGACAACCTCAAGCTTGAGTTCTCCGCGCCGCGCAGCATGCACCGCCGTTCGCTCGGGGAACAGCTCTCGGCGCTCGCGCCGCACAGGATGTCGGCCGAGGCGATCCTCACGAACGTGCCGGAAGGCGAGCAGGGCGAGCAGTTCATCGAGGCCGCGGCCGCCAGAAGCCGCGCCAGGGCGTTCCTCGCCCGCGGACTTGTCGCGAACGAGGCCGGGCGGCTTCAGGAGGCCCTCGACGCGTACGTGCTGGCGACGCAGGAGAGCCCCGGCGAGAGCGAGGCCATCGAGGCGGCGAGCAAGCTGCTCTGCCAGGTGGGTTCGAGCAACGCGCGGGCGGGCCGCGACGAGGAGGCGCTCCCGTACTTCCGGACGGCCACCGAGATCGGCCCCGACCTCCCCCAGCCGCGGTGTCTCCTCGGCGCGGCGTATCTCAGACTCGGCCGCCTCGACGAGGCGCGGCGGGAGCTCGAGCTGGCCGTCGATCTCGATCCCGACTACGCCGACGCGTACTACAACCTGGGGCTTCTCTACAGCGAACTGGGTATGACGTCCCAGCAGGTCGAGGCGTTCGAGCGCTATCTCGAGCATGCCCCGACGGCCAGGAACGCGGAGCAGGTGAGGTCCTGGATACGGCAGCAGCGGGGGGAGAGCGAGTGA
- a CDS encoding efflux RND transporter periplasmic adaptor subunit: protein MRRLLFVLLLAALVSGCGGGGGEETARGPEAVPVEVLAIEPEDAVATVTATGTLEARDDIPISAEATGRVAEVLVTVGDEVAEGELLVRLDDELARLALRQAEAQLLAAEADLADAERGYDRSKALLEGGDISQAAFDAAELRYRAAESAFLAAEAAYGSAERGLRNTAIESPIDGTVAFVQAEVGHLINVGSPVAHVVNTEVLEIEIGLTEEQAVAVRPGRTAAVTVRSLPGREFRGRIEYVGPRARDRSKTFPAGVVLRNPDGSLRAGMVAEVTIATETFRDAVVIVRDWVVDRYGEPAVFVVADSLAELRRVRLGDVLGDRVVVEEGLVPGDLLVVLGYDQLSENVPVSIRNDPEGGRAIAPAASEPGDVPAGESF from the coding sequence ATGAGAAGACTGTTGTTCGTGCTGCTCCTGGCGGCGCTCGTATCCGGGTGCGGCGGGGGAGGGGGTGAGGAGACCGCGCGGGGCCCCGAGGCCGTGCCGGTCGAGGTCCTCGCGATCGAGCCGGAGGACGCGGTGGCCACGGTCACCGCGACGGGAACGCTCGAGGCGAGGGACGACATCCCCATCAGCGCGGAGGCGACCGGCCGCGTCGCAGAGGTGCTCGTGACCGTCGGGGACGAGGTCGCGGAGGGAGAGCTGCTCGTTCGTCTCGACGACGAGCTCGCGCGTCTCGCCCTCAGGCAGGCCGAGGCGCAGCTTCTTGCCGCCGAGGCCGACCTGGCCGATGCAGAGCGGGGCTACGACCGCTCGAAGGCGCTTCTCGAAGGGGGCGACATCTCGCAGGCCGCCTTCGACGCCGCGGAGCTTCGTTACAGGGCGGCCGAGAGCGCCTTCCTGGCCGCGGAGGCGGCGTACGGCAGCGCCGAGCGCGGGCTCCGGAACACGGCCATCGAGTCGCCGATCGACGGGACGGTCGCCTTTGTGCAGGCGGAGGTCGGCCACCTCATCAACGTGGGGTCGCCCGTGGCTCACGTCGTCAACACGGAGGTCCTCGAGATCGAGATCGGCCTGACGGAGGAACAGGCCGTCGCGGTGCGTCCGGGCCGGACAGCCGCTGTCACGGTCCGCTCGCTTCCCGGCCGCGAGTTCCGAGGTCGCATCGAATACGTGGGGCCCCGGGCCCGGGACCGCTCGAAGACGTTCCCGGCCGGGGTCGTGCTCAGGAATCCCGACGGGTCCCTGAGGGCGGGCATGGTAGCGGAGGTCACCATCGCAACCGAGACGTTCAGGGATGCGGTCGTGATCGTGCGAGACTGGGTCGTCGACCGCTACGGGGAGCCCGCCGTCTTCGTGGTCGCCGATTCGCTGGCCGAGCTCCGGCGCGTCCGCCTGGGCGACGTGCTCGGCGATCGCGTCGTCGTTGAGGAGGGACTCGTCCCGGGCGATCTTCTGGTCGTGCTCGGCTACGACCAGCTCAGCGAGAACGTGCCCGTCAGCATACGGAACGACCCGGAAGGAGGACGCGCCATCGCGCCCGCCGCTTCCGAGCCGGGCGACGTCCCGGCGGGGGAGAGCTTCTAG
- a CDS encoding alanine/ornithine racemase family PLP-dependent enzyme has translation MNRITIDVDALAHNYRTVQGWVEKHGATLTVVTKALCGHRESIEGLAEIGVDSVADSRISNLRTIDEAAPDAEKWYLRPPHTSALEDVIALSDVSLNTELDVITALDEEAKRQDRTHRVVVMIELGDLREGILPGSLLKIYKQVFELERVKVVGIGANLGCLGGAIPSVDQLMQLVLYRELLELKFERKLSLVSAGTSAVLPLLIDGELPKQINHFRIGEAILLGTDPVRGEIIRGLRGDTVRLDAEVVEIKEKSLVPAGETSDTTPFTPIEQEDREPGERGYRAIVTVGQLDTDIGTLTPIDPGISIAGASSDLTVVHLGAEPNGLSIGDVIGFRVGYASLVRLMANPYTEKRVVRPAKGL, from the coding sequence ATGAACCGGATCACCATCGACGTCGACGCCCTGGCACACAACTACAGGACCGTGCAGGGCTGGGTCGAAAAGCACGGCGCGACGCTGACGGTCGTGACGAAGGCGCTCTGCGGCCACCGGGAGTCGATCGAAGGTCTGGCCGAGATCGGGGTCGACTCGGTGGCCGACTCGAGGATCTCCAATCTCAGGACGATCGATGAAGCGGCGCCCGACGCTGAGAAGTGGTACCTGCGTCCGCCGCACACCTCGGCGCTCGAGGACGTCATCGCGCTGTCCGACGTCTCGCTCAACACCGAGCTGGATGTCATCACGGCCCTCGACGAGGAGGCGAAGCGGCAGGACAGGACCCACCGTGTCGTCGTGATGATCGAGCTGGGTGATCTCAGGGAGGGCATCCTTCCCGGCTCACTGCTCAAGATCTACAAGCAGGTGTTCGAACTCGAGCGCGTCAAGGTCGTGGGGATCGGGGCCAATCTGGGGTGTCTTGGAGGCGCCATCCCGTCGGTCGATCAGCTGATGCAGCTCGTGCTCTACCGCGAACTCCTCGAGCTCAAGTTCGAACGGAAACTCAGTCTCGTCTCGGCAGGCACGAGCGCGGTGCTCCCGCTTCTCATCGACGGCGAGCTGCCGAAGCAGATCAACCACTTCAGGATCGGCGAGGCCATCCTCCTCGGGACCGACCCGGTGCGGGGCGAGATCATCCGCGGGCTGCGCGGCGACACCGTTCGGCTCGACGCGGAGGTCGTCGAGATCAAGGAGAAGAGCCTCGTGCCGGCGGGGGAGACCAGCGATACGACGCCCTTCACCCCGATCGAGCAGGAGGACCGCGAGCCCGGCGAGCGCGGCTACCGGGCCATCGTGACCGTGGGACAGCTCGACACCGACATCGGGACCCTGACGCCTATCGATCCGGGAATATCGATCGCAGGGGCCTCGAGCGATCTCACCGTCGTCCACCTGGGCGCTGAGCCGAACGGGCTCTCCATCGGGGACGTCATCGGGTTCCGGGTGGGGTATGCCTCGCTCGTGCGGCTGATGGCCAACCCGTACACCGAGAAGCGCGTCGTCAGGCCCGCGAAGGGACTCTAG